The proteins below come from a single Limimonas halophila genomic window:
- a CDS encoding M16 family metallopeptidase yields the protein MSVRVTRLSNGLTVATDTIPHVETVALGTFVGVGTRHEPAELNGVAHLLEHMALKGTERRSARDIAEEIESVGGQINAYTGRESTAFHAKVLKEHAELALDIVADVVRNPRFDQEELDRERQVILQEIGQAHDTPDDIIFDHVQEVAFPNQGVGRPVLGRAENVASLSRDDLMGYMRLHYGAQRMVVAAAGNIDHDRFVAMAEEKFGDLPRTADQAGDPANYVGGDFRESRALEQVHVILGLPGVGYRDPDYYTAAVLATLLGGGMSSRLFQKVREERGLVYTVFAFHAAATDSGLFGVYAGTGAREVAELLPVVCGEIADVVNTVSEAELNRARAQLKASILMSQESTSGRCEQLANHLLVYGRPLSTDEIVQGIESVDGEAVRRLAARLAGSRPTLASLGPVESVESFDTVAGRFAA from the coding sequence ATGAGCGTACGCGTCACCCGGCTCTCCAACGGCCTCACCGTGGCCACGGACACCATCCCCCACGTGGAGACGGTGGCCCTGGGCACCTTCGTGGGCGTGGGCACGCGCCACGAGCCGGCGGAGCTGAACGGCGTGGCGCACCTGCTGGAGCACATGGCGCTCAAGGGCACCGAGCGCCGCAGCGCCCGCGACATCGCCGAGGAGATCGAGAGCGTCGGCGGCCAGATCAACGCCTACACGGGCCGCGAGAGCACGGCCTTCCACGCCAAGGTGCTCAAGGAGCACGCCGAGCTGGCGCTGGACATCGTCGCCGACGTCGTGCGCAACCCGCGCTTCGACCAGGAGGAGCTGGACCGCGAGCGCCAGGTCATCCTGCAGGAGATCGGGCAGGCCCACGACACGCCCGACGACATCATCTTCGACCACGTGCAGGAGGTCGCCTTCCCGAACCAGGGCGTCGGCCGGCCCGTGCTCGGGCGCGCGGAGAACGTGGCGAGTCTCTCGCGCGACGACCTCATGGGCTACATGCGCCTGCACTACGGCGCGCAGCGCATGGTCGTCGCCGCCGCCGGCAACATCGACCACGACCGCTTCGTCGCCATGGCCGAGGAAAAGTTCGGCGACCTGCCGCGCACGGCCGATCAGGCCGGCGATCCGGCCAATTACGTCGGCGGCGACTTCCGCGAATCGCGCGCGCTGGAGCAGGTGCACGTGATCCTGGGCCTGCCCGGCGTGGGCTACCGCGATCCGGACTACTACACCGCGGCCGTGCTGGCGACGCTGCTCGGCGGCGGCATGTCCTCGCGCCTCTTCCAGAAGGTCCGCGAGGAGCGCGGGCTGGTCTACACCGTCTTCGCCTTCCACGCCGCCGCCACGGACAGCGGGCTGTTCGGCGTCTACGCCGGCACCGGCGCGCGCGAGGTGGCGGAGCTGCTGCCGGTGGTGTGCGGCGAGATCGCGGACGTGGTGAACACCGTCAGCGAGGCGGAGCTGAACCGGGCGCGCGCCCAGCTCAAGGCCAGCATCCTGATGAGCCAGGAGAGCACCAGCGGTCGCTGCGAGCAACTCGCCAATCACCTGTTGGTCTACGGGCGCCCGCTGTCAACCGACGAGATCGTGCAGGGCATCGAATCCGTGGATGGCGAGGCGGTGCGGCGGCTGGCCGCGCGGCTGGCGGGCAGCCGGCCCACGCTGGCCAGCCTGGGCCCGGTGGAGTCCGTGGAATCCTTCGACACCGTGGCGGGCCGCTTCGCCGCCTGA
- a CDS encoding iron chelate uptake ABC transporter family permease subunit, producing MTTAGAGFPTAARCAVAPGVWAAVLGAVLLPLAALGHAGLEAPWSPADVWAAVAGGESPFGPLIREVRLPRTAAACLAGAMLALSGVVFQALTGNVLAAPGVLGVTTGANVGLVAALLLWPGAALVPALPAFLGGLAAAAITAGVARAAGGGPTQLILAGIAVSLAGTALSTALALFDTERVAGVFVWSAGDVAQGSWHAVAVAAAALAPLGLGLAALARSLDRMRLGATEAAALGVAVTPVRLGAGALAVLMAALAVSMVGPIAFLGLVVPNALRALGIARPAALAPPAAAWGALLLLGADAVSLALDAGATFSAGLVTALIGAPVLVALVARRAPAEGRGTGLPGRRRSPPPVAIAAGAVGVPLLLAASVATGATGPPALDSVLAAVGALDAGQVPAHVLDQRLPRTTVALLAGAFLALAGVLLQGVVRNPLAGPEVLGLTQGAGLAVVAAVLLLPGTGREALQLAAVAGAAAALIVVTLAAGRASAPVRLALVGVAISGVAASLAAVAVHAAGLRGAEVLTWLAGSTYARGWPAVASALPGLALWLPAALLARRLDVLRLGDAHAGALGMRAGTTRRTALATAALAAGAAVAIVGPVAFVGLVAPHAARLLVGGRHGPLLAVAPLLGGGLLAVADLVGRSVLAPTEVPAGVVTALLGAPYFLGLLALGGRRA from the coding sequence ATGACGACGGCCGGCGCCGGCTTCCCCACCGCCGCGCGTTGCGCCGTCGCCCCCGGCGTGTGGGCGGCCGTGCTGGGCGCGGTGCTCCTGCCGCTCGCCGCGCTCGGGCACGCGGGCCTGGAGGCGCCGTGGTCGCCCGCGGACGTCTGGGCCGCCGTCGCCGGCGGGGAGTCGCCCTTCGGTCCCCTGATCCGGGAGGTGCGCCTGCCGCGCACGGCCGCGGCCTGCCTCGCGGGCGCCATGCTCGCGCTCTCCGGCGTCGTCTTCCAGGCGCTGACGGGCAACGTCCTGGCCGCGCCCGGTGTGCTGGGCGTGACCACCGGCGCGAACGTCGGGCTGGTCGCGGCGCTGCTGCTGTGGCCCGGCGCGGCGCTGGTGCCCGCGCTGCCGGCGTTCCTCGGCGGCCTCGCGGCGGCGGCGATCACAGCCGGCGTGGCGCGCGCGGCCGGCGGCGGGCCGACGCAGCTCATCCTCGCGGGGATCGCGGTCTCGCTGGCGGGCACGGCCCTCAGCACGGCGCTGGCGTTGTTCGACACCGAGCGCGTCGCGGGGGTCTTCGTGTGGAGCGCCGGGGACGTGGCGCAGGGCTCCTGGCACGCCGTCGCCGTGGCGGCCGCCGCGCTCGCGCCGCTGGGCCTCGGGCTGGCGGCGCTCGCGCGTTCGCTCGACCGCATGCGCCTGGGCGCGACCGAAGCGGCGGCGCTCGGCGTGGCCGTGACCCCCGTGCGCTTGGGCGCCGGGGCGCTGGCCGTGCTGATGGCGGCGCTGGCGGTTTCGATGGTCGGGCCGATCGCCTTTCTCGGCCTGGTCGTGCCCAACGCCCTGCGCGCGCTGGGCATCGCGCGGCCCGCGGCGCTGGCGCCGCCGGCGGCCGCGTGGGGAGCCCTCCTCCTGCTGGGCGCCGACGCCGTGAGCCTTGCGCTCGACGCCGGGGCGACGTTTTCGGCGGGGCTCGTCACCGCGCTGATCGGCGCGCCCGTCCTGGTCGCCCTGGTGGCCCGCCGGGCGCCCGCCGAGGGCCGCGGCACGGGGCTGCCGGGGCGACGGCGCAGCCCGCCGCCCGTCGCCATCGCCGCCGGGGCGGTCGGCGTTCCGCTGCTTCTGGCCGCGAGCGTCGCGACGGGTGCGACGGGACCGCCGGCGCTCGACAGCGTCCTGGCGGCTGTGGGGGCCCTCGATGCCGGCCAGGTGCCCGCGCACGTCCTCGACCAGCGCCTGCCGCGCACGACCGTGGCGCTGCTGGCCGGCGCGTTCCTGGCGCTGGCGGGCGTGCTGCTCCAGGGCGTCGTGCGCAACCCGCTGGCCGGCCCGGAGGTGCTGGGGCTGACGCAGGGCGCGGGGTTGGCGGTGGTCGCGGCCGTGCTGCTGCTGCCCGGCACGGGCCGCGAAGCGCTTCAGCTCGCCGCCGTCGCCGGCGCCGCGGCGGCACTGATCGTGGTCACGCTGGCGGCCGGACGCGCCAGCGCGCCCGTGCGGCTGGCCCTGGTGGGGGTGGCGATCTCGGGCGTTGCCGCGTCCCTCGCCGCCGTGGCCGTGCACGCGGCGGGGCTGCGCGGGGCGGAGGTGCTCACCTGGCTGGCCGGCAGCACCTACGCGCGCGGCTGGCCGGCCGTGGCGAGCGCGCTGCCGGGGTTGGCGCTGTGGCTGCCGGCCGCGCTGCTGGCCCGGCGCCTGGACGTGCTGCGCCTGGGCGACGCGCACGCGGGCGCGCTGGGCATGCGCGCCGGGACGACCCGGCGTACGGCCCTGGCGACGGCGGCGCTGGCGGCGGGTGCGGCCGTCGCGATCGTCGGCCCGGTCGCGTTCGTGGGGCTGGTGGCGCCGCACGCTGCGCGCCTCCTCGTGGGCGGCCGGCACGGGCCGCTCCTGGCCGTGGCGCCGCTGCTCGGCGGCGGGCTGTTGGCGGTGGCGGATCTTGTCGGCCGCAGCGTCCTGGCGCCGACCGAGGTGCCGGCGGGCGTGGTCACGGCGCTGCTGGGCGCGCCCTATTTCCTCGGACTCCTGGCGCTCGGGGGGCGGCGCGCATGA
- a CDS encoding protein-L-isoaspartate(D-aspartate) O-methyltransferase has translation MRRAIRFGVLAAVAAMLAPTARAEGVEDAGEARRAMVRIIETKVSHTASVTNVPQIDPRVMTAMRAVPRHVFVPGPLRPYAYAPTPLPVTAEQRLASPFLVALMTHLAEVQPGERVFETGTGAGYHAAVLAEMGAEVVSVEVLEDVAEQARANLKAAGIDGIETHVADGYYGWARGAPYDAIILKEAVGAVPRALLDQLAPGGKLVAPIGPETGGQQLTVITKNGAGGTSRREILPVQFTPLQGGERI, from the coding sequence ACGGCCCGGGCGGAGGGCGTCGAGGACGCCGGCGAAGCCCGGCGCGCCATGGTGCGCATCATCGAAACCAAGGTTTCGCACACCGCCAGCGTCACCAATGTGCCCCAGATCGATCCGCGCGTCATGACCGCGATGCGGGCGGTGCCGCGCCACGTCTTCGTGCCGGGGCCGTTGCGCCCCTACGCCTACGCGCCGACGCCGCTGCCGGTGACGGCGGAACAGCGCTTGGCCTCGCCCTTCCTCGTGGCGCTGATGACGCATCTGGCCGAGGTGCAGCCGGGCGAGCGCGTGTTCGAGACGGGCACGGGCGCGGGCTACCACGCCGCCGTGCTGGCGGAGATGGGGGCCGAGGTCGTCAGCGTCGAGGTGCTGGAAGACGTGGCCGAGCAGGCGCGGGCGAACCTGAAGGCCGCCGGGATCGACGGCATCGAAACCCACGTCGCCGACGGCTACTACGGCTGGGCCAGGGGCGCGCCCTACGACGCCATCATCCTGAAAGAGGCCGTGGGCGCGGTGCCGCGCGCGCTGCTCGACCAGCTCGCCCCCGGTGGCAAGCTGGTGGCGCCCATCGGCCCGGAAACCGGCGGCCAGCAGCTCACCGTCATCACCAAGAACGGCGCCGGCGGCACATCCCGCCGCGAGATTCTGCCCGTGCAGTTCACTCCGCTCCAGGGTGGGGAGCGGATTTGA
- the fhuF gene encoding siderophore-iron reductase FhuF — MIRQLPHAGPVAVARRLIGPIPPAAAIPVYGMSLAPPARLAGSPLIPDRLEAALAGYAAGWSDPEPRAVATQFSKYWFRAAIPPVVVCAAAGRAAPEVAPDALRVEPDGAGIPFLVAPDDPAIGIAPADGAALMDRLVRGHLEPVVAALAARSGLAPRVFWSNAGNVIAWYLEQLRAQPATADAARALAAHWVEATANPHFDGRNPMSKPVIDTTDAHGRPVRRRRVCCARYLSAELDVCGSCPLSSAPAARRAKR; from the coding sequence ATGATCCGCCAACTGCCCCACGCGGGTCCGGTCGCGGTGGCGCGCCGCCTGATCGGCCCGATCCCGCCCGCCGCCGCGATCCCGGTCTACGGCATGTCGCTGGCGCCGCCGGCGCGGCTCGCCGGCTCACCCCTGATCCCCGATCGCCTGGAGGCCGCGCTGGCGGGCTACGCCGCGGGCTGGAGCGACCCGGAACCGCGCGCCGTGGCGACGCAGTTCAGCAAGTACTGGTTCCGCGCGGCGATCCCGCCGGTCGTGGTGTGTGCCGCCGCCGGGCGCGCGGCCCCCGAGGTGGCGCCCGACGCCCTGCGCGTGGAACCGGACGGCGCGGGCATCCCCTTCCTCGTGGCGCCGGACGATCCGGCCATCGGGATTGCGCCCGCGGACGGGGCGGCGCTCATGGACCGCCTCGTGCGCGGGCATCTGGAGCCGGTCGTCGCCGCGCTGGCCGCGCGGTCGGGGCTGGCGCCGCGCGTGTTCTGGTCGAACGCGGGCAACGTGATCGCGTGGTACCTGGAACAACTCCGCGCCCAGCCCGCCACCGCGGACGCGGCGCGGGCGCTCGCCGCGCACTGGGTGGAGGCGACGGCCAACCCGCACTTCGACGGCCGCAACCCGATGTCCAAGCCGGTGATCGACACCACGGACGCCCACGGCCGCCCCGTACGCCGCCGGCGGGTGTGTTGCGCCCGCTACCTCTCCGCCGAACTGGACGTCTGCGGCTCCTGTCCGCTCAGCAGCGCCCCGGCGGCGCGCCGCGCGAAGCGCTGA
- a CDS encoding ABC transporter substrate-binding protein → MPANTCRAAAIACAVLTLLALSPSRAAGGLTLDRHAAAPVRLDGPAERVVSLVHAVTETLLVLDVPPAGVAAPAEYRRYVNIRAQALAGVTPVGRRQEPSLERIAKLEPDLIVGAEFRHGGIRERLAEIAPTLLLRFYPGGVSDRLDHMRELTRTLARAVGREGEAETRLEELDATLAAQRRQLADAGFADDRAFVASSLPGASRYRVFTRNAMAPRILTDLGLRYAWDGTPERYGFDTVGLTGLARLGEAHGLFVSHHETPPWESGPRASAWRAVPAARAGRMHLLSRDTAPFGGVATAQRFARRAAGALLSGQEPQTSSSAER, encoded by the coding sequence ATGCCTGCCAACACATGCCGCGCGGCGGCGATCGCGTGTGCCGTGCTCACACTCCTGGCCCTGTCGCCGTCACGCGCGGCCGGCGGCCTCACCCTCGACCGGCACGCCGCCGCTCCCGTGCGCCTCGACGGCCCGGCCGAGCGGGTGGTGTCCCTGGTCCACGCCGTGACCGAGACGCTGCTGGTGCTGGATGTGCCGCCGGCGGGCGTGGCGGCCCCGGCCGAATACCGCCGCTATGTGAACATCCGCGCCCAGGCGCTGGCGGGGGTGACACCGGTGGGCCGGCGCCAGGAGCCGAGCCTCGAACGCATCGCCAAGCTGGAACCGGACCTTATCGTCGGAGCGGAATTCCGCCACGGCGGCATCCGCGAGCGCCTGGCCGAAATCGCGCCCACGCTGCTGCTGCGGTTCTATCCCGGCGGCGTCTCGGATCGCCTGGATCACATGCGCGAGCTTACGCGGACCCTGGCCCGCGCCGTGGGCCGAGAGGGCGAAGCCGAGACGCGCCTGGAAGAGCTGGACGCGACCCTCGCCGCCCAGCGCCGGCAGCTTGCCGACGCCGGGTTCGCGGACGACCGGGCCTTCGTCGCCAGCTCCCTGCCGGGCGCGTCCCGGTACCGTGTGTTCACCCGCAACGCGATGGCCCCGCGGATTCTCACCGACTTGGGGCTCCGCTACGCCTGGGACGGCACCCCGGAACGCTACGGCTTCGACACTGTGGGGCTCACGGGACTGGCGCGGCTGGGGGAAGCGCACGGGCTGTTCGTTTCGCACCACGAAACCCCGCCGTGGGAGAGCGGCCCGCGCGCCTCGGCATGGCGGGCGGTTCCCGCGGCTCGCGCGGGACGGATGCACCTGCTTTCGCGCGACACCGCACCCTTCGGCGGCGTCGCCACGGCTCAGCGCTTCGCGCGGCGCGCCGCCGGGGCGCTGCTGAGCGGACAGGAGCCGCAGACGTCCAGTTCGGCGGAGAGGTAG
- a CDS encoding DUF6746 family protein → MQARWIALALAAGIMAAGPAQAGSGHDDDHGHDDRVEHYEGKKIESREQAVEALRSVNAKLDELLAGELTPQTMNTVHKISYTMENALPYLHSNTDSAAKSLEKMHLASERMEAEAVKTNGEAYLKDLRTILGEP, encoded by the coding sequence ATGCAGGCACGCTGGATCGCCCTGGCCCTGGCGGCCGGGATCATGGCCGCCGGCCCCGCGCAGGCCGGCAGCGGGCACGACGACGATCACGGGCACGACGACCGCGTCGAGCACTACGAGGGCAAGAAGATCGAGAGCCGCGAGCAGGCGGTCGAGGCCCTGCGCTCGGTGAACGCCAAGCTGGACGAGCTGCTCGCCGGCGAGCTGACGCCCCAGACGATGAACACCGTCCACAAGATCAGCTACACGATGGAGAACGCGCTGCCCTACCTCCATTCCAACACGGACAGCGCGGCCAAGAGCCTGGAGAAGATGCACCTCGCCAGCGAGCGCATGGAGGCCGAGGCGGTGAAGACCAACGGCGAGGCCTACCTGAAGGACCTGCGCACCATCCTGGGCGAGCCGTAA
- a CDS encoding GNAT family N-acetyltransferase yields MAVLDWLNSMPEKGLRLVYGRIYLRPPRPRDWRAWSRLRQRSQTFLTPWEPTWPEDALERGAFRRRLRQYADEMRQGRGYTFLIFRRSDNALVGGISIMNLRRGVAQTATLGYWIGAPYARHGYMSEALSAVLDFAFDTLGLHRVEAASLPHNVASQGLLRKVGFTEEGHAREYLRINGRWQDHVLFAILRHDPRGVAAKRHDAVPAPPPDETFLSQIE; encoded by the coding sequence ATGGCCGTGCTGGACTGGCTGAACAGCATGCCCGAAAAGGGTTTGCGGCTGGTCTACGGCCGCATCTACCTGCGGCCGCCACGCCCGCGCGACTGGCGCGCGTGGTCGCGCCTGCGCCAGCGCAGCCAGACCTTCCTGACGCCGTGGGAGCCGACCTGGCCCGAGGATGCGCTCGAACGCGGCGCTTTCCGGCGGCGGCTGCGCCAGTACGCCGACGAGATGCGCCAGGGCCGCGGCTACACCTTCCTCATCTTCCGGCGCAGCGACAACGCGCTCGTCGGCGGCATCTCCATCATGAACCTGCGTCGGGGCGTGGCGCAGACGGCCACGCTGGGCTACTGGATCGGTGCGCCCTACGCGCGCCACGGCTACATGAGCGAGGCGCTGTCGGCGGTGCTGGACTTCGCCTTCGACACCCTGGGCCTGCACCGCGTGGAGGCGGCCTCGCTGCCGCACAACGTCGCTTCGCAGGGGCTGCTGCGGAAGGTCGGCTTTACCGAGGAAGGCCACGCCCGCGAGTACCTGCGCATCAACGGCCGGTGGCAGGACCACGTCCTCTTCGCCATCCTGCGCCACGATCCGCGCGGCGTCGCCGCCAAGCGCCACGACGCCGTGCCCGCCCCGCCGCCGGACGAAACCTTCCTCAGTCAGATCGAGTGA
- the thrC gene encoding threonine synthase, which produces MLYISTRGEAPRLPFDDVLLSGLARDGGLYLPDHWPHFDAATLRSFAGKPYAEVAAEVLRPFLPDSVAADVIDRLTARAYARFGHAATCPLVQLDPSTWVQELFHGPTLAFKDLALQLLGDLFEHVLAARGERITIIGATSGDTGSAAIEACRERERIDIVMLHPAGRVSEVQRRQMTTVDAANVHNVALDGTFDDCQAAVKAMFADTALRDQCGLAAVNSINVARILAQAVYYITAGVALGAPDRPVSYAVPTGNFGNVYAGYMAAQMGLPVERLIVGSNSNDILTRFLNEGAMDARSVVATLSPSMDIQVSSNFERLLFDLLDRDGAAVRTRMARFRDTGSLDVPATAWRAARDIFAGARYDDRETLAEIARIHRETGMLVDPHTAIGIAAARDRRPDDSTPVVALATAHPAKFPDAVERATGERPALPPRLAGLYDWPEHASELPNDLDSLKAFVRECSRAAAA; this is translated from the coding sequence GTGCTCTACATCTCCACCCGCGGCGAGGCGCCGCGCCTGCCGTTCGACGACGTCCTGCTGTCGGGCCTGGCGCGCGACGGCGGGCTCTACCTGCCCGATCACTGGCCGCACTTCGACGCCGCCACGTTGCGGTCCTTCGCCGGCAAGCCCTACGCCGAGGTCGCCGCCGAGGTGCTGCGGCCCTTCCTGCCCGATTCCGTCGCGGCGGACGTCATCGATCGCCTGACCGCGCGCGCCTACGCCCGCTTCGGCCACGCCGCGACCTGCCCGCTGGTCCAGCTCGACCCCAGCACCTGGGTGCAGGAGTTGTTCCACGGCCCCACGCTGGCCTTCAAGGATCTGGCGCTGCAGCTGCTCGGCGATCTCTTCGAGCACGTCCTGGCCGCGCGCGGCGAGCGCATCACCATCATCGGCGCCACCTCCGGCGACACCGGCTCCGCCGCCATCGAGGCGTGTCGGGAGCGCGAGCGCATCGACATCGTCATGCTGCACCCCGCCGGGCGCGTGTCCGAGGTTCAGCGCCGCCAGATGACCACGGTGGACGCCGCCAACGTCCACAACGTCGCGCTCGACGGCACCTTCGACGACTGCCAAGCGGCGGTGAAGGCGATGTTCGCCGACACCGCGCTGCGCGACCAATGCGGCCTGGCGGCGGTGAACTCCATCAACGTCGCGCGCATCCTGGCGCAGGCGGTCTACTACATCACCGCCGGGGTGGCGCTGGGCGCGCCGGACCGCCCCGTGTCCTACGCCGTGCCCACGGGCAACTTCGGCAACGTCTACGCCGGCTACATGGCCGCCCAGATGGGGCTGCCGGTGGAGCGGCTGATCGTCGGCTCCAACAGCAACGACATCCTCACGCGCTTCCTCAACGAGGGCGCGATGGACGCGCGGTCGGTGGTGGCGACGCTCTCGCCCTCGATGGACATCCAGGTGTCCAGCAACTTCGAGCGCCTGCTGTTCGACCTGCTGGACCGCGACGGCGCGGCCGTGCGCACCCGCATGGCGCGCTTCAGGGACACCGGCTCGCTGGACGTGCCCGCGACCGCCTGGCGCGCGGCGCGCGACATCTTCGCCGGGGCGCGCTACGACGACCGGGAGACGCTGGCGGAGATCGCGCGCATCCACCGCGAGACGGGCATGCTGGTGGACCCGCACACCGCCATCGGCATCGCCGCCGCGCGCGACCGGCGCCCGGACGATTCCACCCCCGTCGTCGCGCTGGCCACGGCGCACCCGGCCAAGTTCCCCGACGCCGTCGAGCGCGCGACGGGCGAGCGCCCGGCGCTGCCGCCGCGCCTGGCCGGGCTGTACGACTGGCCGGAACACGCCAGCGAGCTGCCCAACGATCTCGACAGCCTCAAGGCGTTCGTCCGCGAGTGCAGCCGCGCCGCGGCAGCGTGA
- a CDS encoding ABC transporter ATP-binding protein has product MASRETDETGTGLHAAGITVVRGGRPILRDVDVRLATGGVMAVCGANGSGKSTLLAALAGLVPVAAGSVSVDGEAIHRLRRREVARRIAVLTQGAPAAEGFSVRELVHLGRHPWRGPLQPAGREDRRAVEWALDVTGTAALAERDVITLSGGERQRAHLAMALAQGCSYLLLDEPTTYLDPRHQLDILHLVRELNRTHGLSVLWVLHDLNQAAHYSDRVVVLAEGRVQADGPPAEALHPDHVAAAFNLRVLRLPHPETGQPLCVPSAEQDAPLRPDAP; this is encoded by the coding sequence ATGGCTTCGAGGGAAACGGACGAGACGGGTACCGGCCTGCATGCGGCCGGGATCACTGTGGTGCGCGGCGGCCGCCCCATTTTGCGGGACGTGGACGTGCGTCTCGCCACGGGCGGGGTCATGGCGGTCTGCGGCGCCAACGGGTCCGGCAAGAGCACCCTGCTTGCGGCGCTCGCGGGGCTCGTGCCCGTGGCGGCGGGAAGCGTCAGCGTGGACGGCGAGGCCATTCACAGGCTGCGCCGGCGCGAGGTCGCGCGCCGCATCGCGGTGCTCACCCAGGGTGCGCCCGCCGCGGAGGGCTTCAGCGTGCGCGAACTGGTGCACTTGGGCCGCCACCCCTGGCGCGGGCCGCTCCAGCCGGCGGGCCGCGAAGACCGCAGGGCCGTGGAGTGGGCGCTCGATGTCACGGGCACCGCGGCGCTCGCCGAGCGCGATGTGATCACGCTCTCCGGCGGCGAGCGCCAGCGCGCCCATCTGGCGATGGCGCTGGCCCAGGGGTGTAGCTACCTCCTGCTCGACGAGCCGACCACCTATCTCGATCCGCGCCATCAGCTCGACATTCTCCACCTCGTGCGCGAGCTCAACCGCACGCACGGCTTGAGCGTGCTGTGGGTGCTCCACGACCTGAACCAGGCGGCCCATTATTCGGACCGCGTGGTCGTGCTGGCCGAGGGCCGCGTACAGGCCGACGGTCCGCCGGCCGAGGCGCTGCACCCCGACCACGTGGCGGCGGCGTTCAATCTGCGCGTCCTGCGCCTGCCGCATCCCGAAACCGGCCAGCCCCTGTGCGTGCCGAGCGCCGAGCAGGACGCCCCGCTTCGCCCGGACGCGCCATGA